One window of Legionella pneumophila subsp. pneumophila str. Philadelphia 1 genomic DNA carries:
- the putA gene encoding bifunctional proline dehydrogenase/L-glutamate gamma-semialdehyde dehydrogenase PutA, producing the protein MLEKQSIHLPEGLRAAINKAYRMDELSLITELSEQAALDPQQMMAIKTSATKLVQSVRSERKKSTGIDSFLTEYALSSDEGIALMCLAEALLRVPDNATIDNLIKDKLAGGDWGAHRGQSESFFVNATTWALMLTGKVLTPEKAENTLTKALLKLVNRSSEAVVRKAVDKAMRIMSKQFVMGRTINEALARAKKKEDRGYRYSYDMLGEAALTSADAARYFEAYKEAIISIGEKADKHSDVYRRPGISIKLSALHPRYSEFQYERVMAELPPKLLALSRLAKDYGIALTIDAEESERLDLSLDVIEKVFTDESLQGWNGFGLAVQSYQKRAFYVLDWVAALARSKQRRIMVRLIKGAYWDSEIKKTQMQGFSEYPVFTRKVFTDVSFQACAKKILTMTDAIYPQFATHNAYSVAMILNLVGGYRDFEFQCLHGMGNELYEQIVPANCYGIPCRIYAPVGSHEDLLPYLVRRLLENGANSSFVNRIVDDKAPISELVEDPVAKSRSLLDKINKNIPLPEDIFLPVRKNSKGFDFTNRLERALLQQELAKIESKEWQASPMIAGRKLSRDLLQTVMSPQQPAYAIGSVQQATLDDVEVALNQAKLAFELWSKKPVEERASCLNRFADLLQANMAELMVLTCREAGKTWSDGIAEVREAIDFCRYYAKKAQELMSSPQRFNGYTGELNELSLHPRGTILCISPWNFPLAIFTGQVVAGLVTGNCVIAKPAEQTPLIAAYAVKLMHQAGIPEGVIQLIPGAGETIGAALVADKRIKAVLFTGSTDTANLINRTLATRGGEIIPLIAETGGQNAMIVDSSALLEQVVVDAVTSAFGSAGQRCSALRVLYVQEEVYPRTVELLKGAMAELVVGDPQWLSTDVGPVIDKEALSILKNHVENMRKHHEILYQCTVDDEALSGYFMPPTAIAIDSISALEKEVFGPILHVIQFKRKDLDKVINQINQTSYGLTLGIHSRINETVDYIRQRVHAGNCYVNRNMIGAVVGLQPFGGEGLSGTGPKAGGPNYLIRLCHERTYTVDTTAAGGNASLMSIPEEG; encoded by the coding sequence ATGCTGGAAAAGCAGTCCATTCATTTACCGGAAGGATTAAGAGCTGCTATTAATAAAGCTTATCGCATGGATGAGCTTTCTTTAATTACAGAGCTTAGTGAACAGGCAGCACTTGATCCTCAGCAAATGATGGCAATTAAAACCAGTGCTACAAAATTGGTTCAATCAGTTCGTAGTGAGAGAAAGAAAAGCACAGGAATAGATTCTTTTTTAACGGAGTATGCCTTATCAAGTGATGAGGGAATTGCCTTAATGTGTCTGGCAGAAGCTTTATTACGCGTTCCTGATAATGCCACCATAGATAACTTGATTAAAGATAAATTAGCTGGCGGTGATTGGGGGGCGCATCGTGGACAGAGTGAATCATTTTTTGTAAATGCTACTACTTGGGCTTTAATGCTAACTGGTAAAGTTTTAACTCCTGAAAAAGCTGAAAATACATTAACCAAAGCTTTACTAAAATTGGTTAATCGAAGTAGTGAGGCTGTTGTTAGAAAAGCAGTGGATAAAGCCATGCGAATTATGAGCAAACAATTTGTGATGGGACGTACCATTAATGAAGCGTTAGCTCGAGCGAAAAAAAAGGAAGACAGGGGATACAGATATTCTTACGATATGCTTGGTGAAGCTGCCTTAACATCTGCTGATGCTGCAAGATATTTTGAAGCCTACAAGGAAGCAATCATTTCAATTGGAGAGAAAGCTGATAAACATTCAGATGTATATAGACGCCCTGGTATTTCCATCAAACTTTCTGCCTTACATCCACGATATAGCGAGTTTCAGTATGAGCGTGTCATGGCAGAATTACCCCCCAAATTATTAGCCTTGTCTCGTTTAGCAAAAGATTATGGTATTGCTTTGACAATTGACGCCGAGGAGTCAGAGCGTTTAGATCTTTCGCTTGATGTGATAGAGAAAGTGTTTACTGATGAGAGTTTACAGGGATGGAATGGGTTCGGTTTGGCCGTTCAATCCTATCAAAAAAGAGCTTTTTATGTCTTGGATTGGGTTGCTGCTTTAGCAAGAAGTAAGCAGCGGCGTATTATGGTCAGATTGATTAAAGGAGCCTATTGGGATAGTGAAATCAAAAAAACGCAAATGCAAGGCTTTTCTGAATACCCGGTTTTTACCCGTAAAGTATTTACTGACGTGTCATTTCAGGCTTGTGCAAAAAAAATCCTGACTATGACCGATGCCATTTATCCACAATTTGCCACACATAATGCTTATTCTGTAGCAATGATTCTTAATTTGGTAGGAGGTTATAGAGATTTTGAATTTCAATGTCTGCATGGTATGGGTAATGAACTTTATGAACAGATTGTTCCAGCAAATTGTTATGGTATTCCATGCCGTATTTATGCACCAGTTGGTAGCCATGAGGATTTATTACCGTATTTAGTTCGACGATTACTGGAAAATGGAGCAAACTCATCTTTTGTCAATCGCATAGTTGATGATAAGGCACCTATTAGCGAGTTAGTGGAGGACCCGGTAGCTAAATCAAGATCGTTACTTGATAAAATAAATAAAAATATACCATTGCCAGAGGATATCTTTTTACCCGTACGAAAAAATTCTAAAGGCTTTGACTTTACAAATCGACTTGAACGCGCATTATTGCAGCAGGAACTGGCAAAAATTGAATCAAAAGAATGGCAGGCAAGTCCTATGATTGCTGGTCGAAAATTATCCAGGGACTTACTGCAAACAGTTATGTCCCCACAGCAGCCGGCATATGCTATTGGCTCAGTGCAGCAAGCCACACTTGATGATGTAGAGGTGGCATTAAATCAGGCAAAATTGGCTTTTGAATTGTGGAGCAAGAAACCAGTAGAAGAACGCGCTTCTTGTCTAAATCGATTTGCAGATTTATTACAGGCCAATATGGCAGAGCTCATGGTATTGACTTGTCGGGAAGCTGGTAAAACCTGGAGTGATGGCATTGCTGAAGTAAGAGAGGCTATTGATTTTTGTCGATACTATGCCAAGAAAGCTCAAGAGCTTATGAGTAGCCCTCAACGCTTTAATGGATACACTGGGGAACTAAATGAATTGAGTTTGCATCCTCGCGGGACAATATTGTGTATTAGTCCCTGGAATTTTCCATTGGCTATATTTACGGGACAAGTCGTAGCCGGGCTGGTTACAGGCAATTGTGTTATTGCGAAACCGGCAGAACAAACGCCACTAATTGCAGCCTATGCTGTGAAGTTAATGCATCAGGCCGGTATCCCTGAAGGAGTAATTCAATTAATTCCAGGCGCTGGAGAGACTATTGGCGCTGCTTTGGTCGCAGATAAACGAATTAAAGCAGTATTATTTACAGGCTCGACTGACACGGCGAATTTGATTAATCGGACGCTAGCTACTCGAGGTGGTGAAATCATTCCTCTAATTGCTGAAACAGGTGGTCAAAATGCAATGATTGTCGATTCTTCAGCATTATTGGAACAAGTGGTTGTTGATGCTGTCACTTCTGCCTTTGGCAGCGCGGGGCAGCGATGCTCGGCACTTAGGGTATTGTATGTGCAAGAGGAAGTGTATCCAAGAACTGTAGAGCTATTAAAAGGTGCCATGGCTGAGCTAGTCGTAGGGGATCCTCAATGGTTATCAACCGATGTTGGCCCTGTTATAGACAAGGAAGCATTATCTATATTGAAAAATCATGTCGAAAACATGAGAAAACATCATGAAATATTATATCAATGCACTGTTGACGATGAAGCTTTATCAGGATATTTCATGCCGCCAACAGCTATTGCAATTGATAGTATCAGCGCTTTGGAAAAAGAAGTATTTGGGCCAATTTTGCATGTGATTCAGTTTAAGAGAAAAGATCTGGATAAGGTAATTAATCAAATCAATCAAACTAGCTATGGTTTAACACTGGGAATACACAGCCGAATTAATGAAACAGTTGACTACATTAGGCAAAGGGTTCATGCAGGGAACTGTTATGTAAATCGTAATATGATTGGCGCAGTAGTAGGTCTACAGCCTTTTGGTGGTGAAGGGTTATCTGGCACAGGACCCAAGGCTGGAGGCCCTAACTATTTGATTCGACTTTGCCATGAGCGTACCTATACAGTTGATACAACTGCTGCAGGAGGCAATGCCAGTTTAATGTCTATCCCGGAAGAAGGTTAG
- a CDS encoding murein L,D-transpeptidase catalytic domain family protein yields the protein MNTLFTLISTVLLTSNITSSTPLFAKPGTDINTQVQHLSHKAPQLNKKVLKLALTAYKNASKRGAVKKPVLTVIDYSLPSNKQRMWVFDLRNERLLYNTYVAHGKNSGVNVARSFSNRESSKQSSLGTYITKNTYIGHKGYSLNLQGLDRGFNDNAYNRRVVIHGAWYVEPEFIKKAGRAGLSWGCPAIAQTLAKPVINTIKNGSVVFAYYPDKKFLSHSGYLVA from the coding sequence ATGAATACATTATTTACTCTAATCTCAACTGTACTACTAACAAGTAATATCACATCCAGCACTCCATTATTTGCCAAGCCTGGAACAGACATTAACACCCAGGTACAACATCTTAGCCACAAGGCCCCTCAATTAAACAAGAAAGTATTAAAGCTTGCTTTAACGGCCTATAAAAATGCGAGTAAGAGAGGAGCAGTTAAAAAGCCTGTCCTCACAGTAATTGATTATTCCTTGCCTTCAAATAAGCAACGTATGTGGGTATTCGATCTTCGTAATGAACGTCTATTATACAATACGTACGTAGCCCATGGTAAAAATTCGGGAGTTAATGTTGCACGGAGTTTTTCTAACAGAGAGTCCAGCAAACAATCCAGCTTAGGTACCTATATCACAAAAAACACCTATATCGGACACAAAGGCTACTCCTTGAACCTCCAAGGCCTGGACAGAGGCTTTAATGATAATGCATACAATAGACGTGTTGTGATACATGGCGCGTGGTATGTTGAACCTGAATTTATTAAAAAGGCAGGTCGCGCTGGTTTATCCTGGGGCTGCCCAGCTATAGCACAAACCTTGGCAAAACCGGTGATAAATACCATTAAAAATGGTTCGGTTGTTTTTGCTTATTACCCTGATAAAAAGTTTTTATCTCACTCAGGTTATCTTGTAGCATAA
- a CDS encoding ProQ/FINO family protein, which produces MIMNQQLNATKKDKLQVIDWLIENFPNAFFKKGNQVKPLKIGIFDDLIDFYERLDTPPFSKKSLREALSYYSASPAYLSCQKPDTARVDIYGNEVDVVTPEQAKYAYQRYQERYGNKKSQELK; this is translated from the coding sequence ATGATTATGAACCAACAACTAAATGCAACCAAGAAAGATAAGCTTCAAGTAATCGATTGGCTTATTGAAAATTTTCCTAATGCATTTTTTAAAAAAGGAAACCAGGTCAAACCGCTCAAAATTGGAATATTTGATGATCTAATTGATTTTTATGAGCGACTGGATACTCCGCCTTTTAGTAAAAAATCGTTAAGAGAAGCATTAAGCTATTACAGTGCTTCTCCAGCTTACTTAAGCTGTCAAAAACCTGATACAGCACGTGTAGATATTTATGGTAATGAAGTCGATGTAGTTACGCCAGAGCAGGCCAAGTATGCTTATCAGCGTTATCAGGAGCGCTATGGCAATAAAAAAAGCCAAGAGTTAAAATAG
- the ubiG gene encoding bifunctional 2-polyprenyl-6-hydroxyphenol methylase/3-demethylubiquinol 3-O-methyltransferase UbiG — protein MNQIESTIAIEEVHKFAQLANDWWDTNGPLRTLHDINGARFEFISEHINLKGLRVLDVGCGGGILCESMAKAGAYVSGLDAEPEAIQIAKEHAHKNQLQIDYFCNPIEEYEEQGFDVITCMELLEHVQNPELVLQHCRRLLKPNGLLFLSTISRTLKAYLGAIIAAEYVLNLLPRQTHDYDKFIKPSELVKMARLYDLNLIDMKGLCYNPFLRKTTLVSDVSINYIMVLQ, from the coding sequence ATGAATCAAATTGAATCGACTATTGCTATTGAAGAAGTACATAAATTTGCCCAACTTGCAAATGATTGGTGGGATACTAATGGTCCTCTCAGAACTTTGCATGATATCAATGGCGCTCGTTTTGAGTTTATTTCAGAGCACATTAATCTAAAGGGGCTGAGGGTGTTGGATGTCGGTTGCGGTGGCGGGATACTCTGTGAATCTATGGCCAAGGCAGGAGCTTATGTGAGTGGATTAGATGCAGAACCAGAAGCTATTCAAATTGCCAAAGAACATGCTCATAAAAACCAGTTGCAGATTGATTATTTTTGCAATCCTATTGAAGAGTATGAGGAGCAAGGTTTTGATGTAATAACTTGTATGGAGTTATTGGAACACGTACAAAACCCTGAGTTGGTTTTACAACATTGCAGGCGTTTATTAAAACCAAATGGGCTATTATTTTTATCAACTATTAGCAGAACGTTAAAAGCTTATCTCGGCGCTATTATTGCTGCGGAGTATGTGCTTAATTTGTTACCCAGGCAAACACACGATTATGATAAATTCATTAAACCCAGTGAGTTAGTTAAAATGGCACGCCTTTACGATTTAAATCTCATTGATATGAAAGGCCTATGCTATAATCCTTTCCTTAGGAAGACCACTCTGGTTTCTGATGTAAGCATTAATTACATTATGGTCCTACAATAA
- a CDS encoding uracil-DNA glycosylase family protein, with protein sequence MYENLLVGCHEEWKEILMKALNTMDSDYLKQIQEDSHWLPGLNQLFSAFSLPLSQTQYILLGESPYPRKISANGYAFWDNSVGLLWSSTGLSKEVNRATSLRNWIKTLLIARGDLHGNTSQEAIAKINKSCLVQTAEDFFKGMMKKGILLLNASLIYSKGKVPYHARHWKPFMQNLFEQLAIRKPDVQLILFGKIAEKIPANKLLIGLVSEHPYNVSFITNQRVIEFFKPMDLLSYESN encoded by the coding sequence ATGTATGAGAATTTATTGGTTGGATGCCATGAGGAATGGAAAGAGATTCTGATGAAAGCATTGAATACAATGGATAGTGATTACTTAAAACAAATACAAGAGGATAGCCATTGGTTACCTGGGCTAAATCAACTGTTTTCTGCTTTTAGCCTGCCTTTGAGCCAGACACAATATATTCTTTTAGGCGAGTCCCCATATCCACGCAAAATTTCTGCTAATGGGTATGCTTTTTGGGATAACTCTGTAGGTTTATTGTGGAGCTCCACAGGGCTAAGTAAGGAAGTTAATCGAGCAACCTCACTACGCAACTGGATTAAAACGTTATTGATCGCTCGGGGTGATTTGCATGGAAATACCTCGCAAGAAGCAATCGCCAAGATAAATAAATCATGTCTGGTACAAACTGCGGAAGATTTTTTTAAAGGAATGATGAAAAAGGGAATTTTATTATTGAATGCTTCCCTGATATACAGTAAAGGTAAGGTTCCGTATCACGCGCGTCATTGGAAGCCATTTATGCAAAATTTATTTGAGCAATTGGCTATCAGGAAGCCTGATGTGCAATTAATCTTATTTGGTAAAATTGCTGAGAAAATACCCGCAAATAAATTATTGATAGGACTGGTTTCAGAACACCCATATAATGTAAGCTTTATTACTAATCAACGTGTTATAGAATTCTTTAAACCAATGGATTTATTGTCTTATGAATCAAATTGA
- the legC3 gene encoding Dot/Icm type IV secretion system effector LegC3/PpeA — MIMFLANCNIEELVTEHIKQFLADEELSFSGLKDLILSKAPIPWIHSSVTATLLKSRDSDKTEVKKNLEQQSYKAQLAEDKIQKEQDDAEALKDKKLKEVLTRELNHIPTQISEQQTELRLLHYKLERLFESQAKVDVIQHPDSPMKKIKPSSSHSASIERLQRSINEREIKIQSLFEQEVNNKIKLNEIEKRASVRSQHHTKRVKRAQARIGYNSTGEDILSTLSGKNQSILLRSIQKQHHALEKKCSDLIQEADQINYPLFLEELQKYLNKKKHTLSSQEVDALKSVIKYIKQHLEFEHEVINTQSSLHIKKQSISSQIVKLRELQNKLKTLKNNNPNLTAANEELVSRNLELTAMKEHHADLRHRLGTPALLLFGLTFLFSIPLILTISGVIPFFIAPALLYILVSAPPTILLLSTLGVGIAAIVFSFKMHSNESAIKSNLQTIETNSNQMSRNSQNLKSLETLTIPTLDMQIKKDENLRDQLMLSLQKQQRQAAQAFQKAKEVECLSYATSSLLNSGNTQSSDPSLSTHSEESDEGLNDSNDSLQALEEETVNEIA; from the coding sequence GTGATTATGTTTTTGGCCAACTGCAATATCGAGGAATTAGTTACAGAACATATAAAACAATTTCTAGCGGATGAAGAGTTGTCTTTCTCTGGCTTAAAAGATTTAATTCTGAGTAAAGCCCCAATTCCCTGGATTCACTCCTCTGTAACAGCCACTCTGCTTAAATCCAGAGACTCCGATAAAACAGAAGTAAAAAAAAACCTTGAACAACAATCTTATAAAGCTCAACTGGCTGAAGACAAGATTCAAAAAGAGCAGGATGATGCTGAAGCATTAAAAGATAAAAAATTAAAGGAAGTTTTAACTCGTGAATTAAACCACATCCCAACTCAAATCAGTGAACAGCAAACGGAACTCAGATTACTTCATTATAAACTAGAGCGACTCTTTGAAAGCCAAGCTAAAGTCGATGTGATTCAACATCCTGATTCTCCTATGAAAAAGATAAAGCCGTCCTCCAGTCACTCTGCGTCGATTGAGCGCCTGCAAAGATCTATTAATGAGCGTGAGATTAAAATTCAATCACTTTTTGAACAGGAAGTTAACAACAAGATAAAATTAAACGAAATTGAAAAGCGTGCCAGTGTACGCTCACAACATCACACTAAAAGGGTTAAACGCGCTCAGGCAAGAATTGGATACAATAGTACTGGAGAGGATATTCTCAGTACATTATCAGGGAAAAATCAATCCATTTTGTTGCGCAGTATTCAAAAACAACATCATGCTCTTGAAAAAAAATGCAGTGATCTCATTCAGGAAGCTGATCAGATTAATTACCCATTATTTCTTGAGGAACTTCAAAAGTATTTAAATAAAAAAAAGCATACTTTATCTTCTCAAGAGGTCGATGCATTAAAGTCTGTTATAAAATATATAAAGCAACACTTGGAATTTGAGCATGAGGTAATCAATACACAATCCAGTCTCCATATTAAAAAGCAATCCATCAGTTCCCAGATTGTAAAATTACGAGAATTACAAAATAAACTAAAAACCTTAAAAAACAATAACCCCAATTTGACAGCGGCAAATGAAGAATTAGTTTCACGTAATTTGGAATTAACGGCCATGAAAGAGCATCATGCTGACCTACGTCATCGCTTGGGCACACCCGCATTACTTTTATTTGGATTAACTTTTCTATTTTCAATTCCTCTTATTTTAACCATAAGCGGAGTAATTCCTTTTTTCATTGCGCCTGCGTTGCTTTATATTTTGGTCTCAGCGCCTCCAACCATCTTGCTGCTATCAACTCTTGGTGTTGGCATAGCAGCTATCGTTTTCAGCTTCAAAATGCATTCCAATGAATCAGCTATTAAATCCAATTTGCAAACGATTGAAACAAACTCTAATCAAATGAGCCGAAATTCCCAAAATTTAAAATCATTGGAAACGCTTACCATCCCCACTCTGGATATGCAAATCAAAAAAGATGAAAATTTAAGAGATCAATTAATGCTTTCTTTACAAAAACAGCAACGTCAAGCTGCCCAGGCATTCCAGAAAGCAAAAGAGGTAGAGTGCCTATCCTATGCTACCTCTTCACTTTTAAATTCCGGCAATACCCAATCCAGTGATCCATCATTATCCACGCATTCAGAAGAGAGCGACGAAGGGCTAAATGACTCGAATGACTCTCTGCAAGCGCTGGAAGAAGAAACAGTTAATGAGATAGCGTAA
- the ppeB gene encoding Dot/Icm T4SS effector PpeB, with protein sequence MSLATYDVKQELVKLTQNFFSIDHQFSELKNLLTDKKTIPWIHNQIVDQLSQIKKSDEIAMIARLEKSAYEQQMKEDDDEKNRDVEELRQDLLRRNDLTRQLEILRVRKEQYERELLIRNTVPHVHTHPDTPVIHQHPSQPISAPLLNPNNHVHTHLEATLSSQDIELSVRKINRRISEINKELEILDSRNNAREIRRGDREKRLQARLNYVQKTAGVVNTLSPDNQKKLLSNIEKEKKSLTQQHSSLLLKADQLNYSIFLQQFELSLQSMQRPFQEADALKAIVKRMKEHLNYKEKAASIQSRLDNTVLTIGENLRRLTRLNTQLSSLQLANPDLTRRNERLEEQNRELLESYNSHIKTRNKLFFPTLVITGLSLLFSIPLILTLTGIIPYAIAPAVLLTLVIAPPALLLLAGLGVGIATIIYAVKAYFNNSTIESNQETIESNRRQMGANQKEIYTLENQTIPNLKKELLENEEIKNRLTDELQYIENLAEQALKQANEVEPYVYSAMPFFNPEVVVHQHPSVGNGIVTPSAPPIDPLYPAVRH encoded by the coding sequence ATGTCACTTGCTACTTATGATGTAAAACAGGAACTCGTCAAACTTACCCAGAATTTCTTCTCTATTGATCATCAATTTTCTGAATTAAAAAACTTATTAACCGATAAAAAAACCATTCCATGGATTCATAATCAAATAGTTGATCAGTTATCTCAAATTAAAAAATCAGACGAAATAGCTATGATTGCGCGGTTAGAAAAAAGCGCTTACGAACAACAAATGAAAGAAGATGACGATGAAAAAAATCGGGATGTTGAAGAGTTACGCCAAGATCTTCTCCGAAGGAATGATTTGACAAGACAACTCGAAATCTTGCGAGTCCGCAAAGAGCAATATGAAAGAGAGTTGCTCATCCGCAATACAGTACCCCATGTCCATACTCATCCGGACACTCCGGTAATTCATCAACATCCTTCTCAACCAATATCTGCACCCTTGCTAAACCCTAATAATCATGTACACACTCATCTTGAAGCCACTTTAAGTAGCCAGGATATTGAGCTGAGTGTTCGGAAGATTAACAGAAGAATTTCAGAGATAAATAAAGAGTTGGAAATTCTCGACTCCAGAAATAATGCAAGAGAAATTCGCAGAGGCGATAGAGAAAAACGCCTTCAAGCACGCCTTAATTATGTTCAAAAAACAGCAGGAGTTGTCAACACCCTATCTCCTGACAATCAGAAAAAACTGTTATCCAATATTGAGAAAGAAAAAAAATCACTCACACAACAACATTCCTCCTTGCTTCTGAAAGCAGATCAATTAAATTACTCTATTTTTCTTCAGCAATTTGAGCTCTCTTTACAATCTATGCAACGTCCTTTTCAAGAAGCAGACGCATTGAAAGCTATTGTAAAAAGAATGAAAGAGCATTTGAATTACAAAGAAAAAGCGGCATCGATTCAATCCCGATTAGATAATACAGTGCTTACTATTGGTGAAAATTTAAGAAGATTAACGCGACTTAATACTCAATTGAGTTCCTTGCAGCTTGCTAATCCTGATTTAACAAGGAGGAATGAGCGCCTGGAGGAACAAAACAGAGAGCTCCTTGAATCGTATAATAGCCATATAAAAACACGAAATAAACTGTTTTTTCCAACTCTCGTTATAACAGGATTATCCTTGCTCTTTTCTATTCCATTGATATTAACTCTAACTGGAATCATCCCCTATGCTATTGCACCAGCTGTATTGTTAACTTTGGTTATTGCTCCCCCTGCATTGTTATTGCTTGCTGGACTTGGTGTCGGTATTGCCACAATCATTTATGCTGTGAAAGCTTACTTCAATAATTCAACGATTGAATCAAACCAGGAAACAATAGAGAGTAATAGGCGGCAAATGGGAGCAAACCAAAAGGAAATTTACACTCTGGAAAATCAAACAATTCCCAATCTTAAAAAAGAATTGTTAGAGAACGAAGAAATTAAAAATCGCTTAACTGATGAATTACAGTATATCGAAAACCTGGCCGAGCAAGCATTAAAACAAGCAAACGAAGTAGAGCCATATGTCTACTCAGCTATGCCTTTCTTTAACCCCGAGGTTGTTGTTCATCAACATCCTTCTGTAGGTAATGGTATAGTAACTCCTAGCGCACCCCCGATCGATCCCCTCTATCCAGCCGTCCGGCATTAA
- a CDS encoding Y-family DNA polymerase has translation MFALVDCNNFYVSCERLFKPALANKPILVLSNNDGCVIARSNEVKALGVQMGVPYFAVKALCKQHKVHVFSSNYTLYADMSRRVMSVLEDNWPAIEIYSIDEAFLDLNTLPQSEHDEFCRKLQKIVLRHTGIPVSIGIGATKTLAKLANHIAKKELRTPVFNIENQYHWLAKIVVGEVWGIGRQWGKKLVQQGIYTAHDLAGMDLQLIKKLFSVVLQRTVLELRGVSCGSLQDFESRKSIISSKSFGSMQTEYSALAQAISSHCARAWEKLRHQKLMACHLSIFIKTNQFRLDLPQYQQTIGFKLINPTDDLRHLIRCAKLCLRKIFRSGFHYQKVGVYLGDLIEKNCLQLDLFNQVSEKELNQTERLMSVLDEINTKYGRHTLRLAAEGHVKPWAMRAQSRSPRYTTSWSELPVVII, from the coding sequence ATGTTTGCGCTGGTCGATTGTAATAATTTTTATGTCTCGTGTGAGCGTTTATTTAAACCAGCCTTAGCGAATAAACCCATTTTGGTCTTGTCTAATAATGATGGTTGTGTGATTGCGCGATCTAATGAAGTAAAAGCTTTGGGTGTTCAAATGGGAGTGCCTTATTTTGCAGTCAAAGCATTATGTAAGCAGCATAAAGTGCATGTGTTTTCATCCAATTACACATTGTATGCTGATATGTCACGCCGGGTTATGTCAGTTCTTGAAGACAATTGGCCAGCAATAGAGATTTACTCCATTGATGAAGCTTTTCTTGATTTGAATACTTTGCCCCAATCTGAACATGATGAGTTTTGCCGCAAGTTACAAAAAATTGTTTTGCGCCATACCGGTATTCCCGTATCCATAGGCATAGGGGCAACCAAAACCCTGGCTAAACTCGCAAACCATATTGCGAAAAAGGAATTAAGAACCCCTGTATTTAACATTGAAAATCAATATCATTGGCTAGCTAAAATAGTTGTTGGCGAGGTATGGGGGATAGGACGGCAATGGGGTAAAAAGTTAGTACAACAGGGGATTTATACAGCTCATGACTTGGCTGGTATGGATTTGCAATTAATTAAAAAATTATTTAGTGTTGTATTGCAACGAACAGTGCTTGAGTTGCGTGGGGTTTCATGTGGCAGTTTACAGGATTTTGAGTCAAGAAAAAGCATAATATCTTCCAAATCCTTTGGTTCTATGCAAACAGAGTATTCTGCTCTTGCTCAGGCCATCAGCAGCCATTGTGCCAGAGCTTGGGAAAAGTTACGTCATCAAAAATTGATGGCATGCCATCTTTCCATATTTATCAAAACCAATCAATTTCGTTTGGATTTGCCACAATATCAGCAAACTATAGGGTTTAAGCTGATTAATCCAACTGATGATCTGCGACATTTGATTCGTTGTGCCAAATTGTGCCTGCGTAAAATATTTCGCTCTGGATTCCATTACCAAAAGGTAGGCGTTTATTTAGGAGATTTAATTGAAAAAAACTGTTTGCAGTTAGATTTGTTTAACCAGGTTTCAGAGAAAGAATTGAATCAGACAGAGCGATTGATGTCGGTATTAGATGAAATCAACACGAAATATGGCCGCCATACCTTGCGTTTGGCAGCAGAAGGGCATGTGAAGCCATGGGCTATGCGGGCGCAGTCCCGTTCTCCTCGCTATACAACTTCCTGGTCTGAATTGCCTGTGGTAATTATTTAA